GCCTGTTGACAGGAACATTGCTCCTGAAATCACATGCTGTCAGGGGTGCTGCCTTAACACTTGCATGGCGGCCAGTAAAAACACGGTTTTGGTAGGGCGGAAaacgtgttgtttttttttcagtcaaacACATAACACCTTTACTCGAGTCCCATGTCAGCTGTAGAGCAGTTGAGCAGTCTCAGCTGGTTCAGTCAGAAAATATCAACACAGATGTACACATGCTTGTTATACTGCTGTTCaagaggctagaccagttgaagGAGAAAATATTTTTAGGACTTAAAAGGGATACTTAAACATTTTTGGGGAACTAAAAACCTTATATTTCCTGCCCAGGTGtatcaaagtgtaaaaaaaaaaatgtggtatCAACCTGTGGTTCTCAATGGTTCTGGCTTGTGTTGCCTTAATCGTTCGACTCACAAtggacagtttttaaaaaatgccaGAAAAATGATAATTTTAAAGAAAGATATTGACTGTGTCCAAAACAATACTTTCATATGTTTCCTACTAAATATGACATCACATATGAGTATGTAGTACGATCCGCAATCATGTTATGCCATCTTGTTTATGCAAGAAATGTGCACATGTATGCTAGATCAGCCAGAAATTTTAAGTATGAAACGTGAGCATACGTGTCATATAAATTcccccacaatgcattgcagcTCTCAGACTATCCAATAGCAAAGCTCGCCAGCCAATTAGCggtaaaaacatttaagtagCTGTAATGTAATGAACTGTCAAACAATACTAAAATTGAAAATTAGCTTTAATagtaaaaaaatgatttacattATTGATTAATTCCTTTTATGGACAGATGGTCGGGCTAGCTTGATGATAGCTTTTCCATTGAGCTCGGATCCGAAGTACATCACCTGACCAGACTATGTATGCATGTTGCTAACGCCATACTAGCGGTCGAGTGAGTATGCAGTATTCTAAGTATGGCGTAGGCAATATGTTAGTATGAGTATGTTTCAGACACAGTGTTTGTCTTCAATATGAGGCTGTTAAGAAGAAGTTGGTCTaaattacccacaatgctgctCAACCTTTAGCTGTTAAGTCTAAGGAATTGGGCTGGTTAACTCGTTTCTTTTTGACTTAACAtccttcagatttttttttctgtatttttaagttcATCTTTAAGTCAGCATACACTGACTCGCGTTACATCACTTGaggattttttgttgttgttcttgttttaattgaaaagtTTTAGAAGACCAGAAGAGATTGAATTATTCAACATTACATTTCCCAGCTATCCGAGTTTGTTTAAGATCTTTTGACCCCCATAGAGTTGTGTTACGACCCTCACTGGGCTCCCAAGCCTCAGATTGGGAACACCTGTGAAAGACTGAGTAAATACTAAAAGAATGTTGCAGcctcaaaaaaaaggaaactaacCCAAAAATGTTGAGGTATCCCTTTCAGTTTGAGGAATAGGATATATGTTGACATTTCTTTCCTGTGGTGCTAGCagataaaatcagaaaaaatTGTTCATTTGTTGCAAAGTGTTAAGTCGtttctgtaggtgtgaatgcacAACAGAAGCAGCAACATTGGCGTTCATATGGTGCAACATGCTCAAGCTACAGAGTCAATTGGCTGCTAATCCCACTTCATATGGTGCGAATATGAAACACACATGTACTTATGGTGCAATAAGGGCAGATTGTCCCTTTGTATTCTATGGTGCAACTTGAGTACTGCCTTCAGTTATCGGCCAAGGCTGTGCCAAAGGCTCCGTCCAAACGGGCAATTGCTCTTCCTGTCCTGCTGAAGCTATGCAAGTCTCCAACGCAAGGAGATGTGCTTAGTGTACACGCTCAcataatcacaaacacacatgcatgcacacagggTCTTACCCCACAgcagggagacacacacacacacacacacacacacacacacacacacacacacacacacacacagtggaaaGTATTGTTACAACAAGGGATGTATCCCTACctcaccacaaacacacactcacacactaatGTCCAGTAATCCCTTACCCCTTTATAATTTGGGAACAATATTCATATGGTGCTATTGAGTAAAGCTGGATGGTTTTTTGTAAAGTTGTGGTAACAGTGGTGTGAAAGATTTAGCCAAATATATCAAGTGTTTCACATTCAGATTGACTGGATGATGTAATCCAGTCGATCAGTCCAGGATTCCACATGTAGAGAGTgtagtaaaaaaataacaactccTTCTGTCTCTGCTTGACTTGGTGACACACAAAAGTTACAATGCCTTATCGGCTGGACAGTGGAGgtgggtttttttatttaaagatattGTAATCTCACCCTAGTGATGGGTCCGcatatggaggctgtagtccatGAAGTGAGGAGCCTGTTTGAATCttatctgtggctccttttctaaatgtgtcattccccactcagattccatccactgtcctgtctcttatAACggcccaaaaacaaaatcttgtaaaaaatgtaaaagatgaaCATAAGGAGGATGGTGTTACTTTTTATTACACTCTGGtctgggcacacactgtacatgaCGCATGTGTTCAGTGTATCAGAGCACAGAAATCAAAGGAAAACAGAATACTGTGTTAGCACGTTgtcctattaaaaaaaaacatgtgacctGTAGAGGACACAGCTAGAAATGTTCTGTTCGTTTAACAGATTGTGCTTGTGAATTTCTTGCATGAATGTTCTAGATTTGAGGATTTCTTAGGAAATAAGTGGCTACTGCAGAGGTCTTATGTGATTCTGGGTTCTTAAAGGGCGATTTATGTTGTCCCACTAGCTTCTCCCATGCACTGAGCTCTGATATTTTGACCCAAACCATTGTCCCCTTTTTTTTGCACCCAAgctccagccaatcagagtcaGGTTTAACTCAGCCAAATCAGGTCGTACACAACCAAAAACTACAGTACCGTCTTTATACAGGATTATTCATGTGTAGCTCTTAGATTCAGCTGTAGCTTCATTATCAAACTGCAGGTATCTTATCATCTCTGTTTATGTTTAACTCAGATTACCCTTCATATCACCCATAGTCCAAAACTCATGTATCACCAGTCAGTCTACAGCTGAGCCTGCTTGCTACACTTGAAGAGAAACCCATAGCCTTAGCCAGGCCCACTCTGTAAGGAATACAAATCCAGTCGGTGTTATTGTATGGCAACACATCAAAAGCTATGCAAGGTTTCACACAGAAAGGTTCTGGGCTTGGATGACCTTAATTAACATACCACATCACTGtttgcatgtattttttttttttgttgccttttgtctttatttgcaTAGAAAATGTGAAAGAATGCAAACGTGATATccattttgtttacatttttggatactttttgtatttctttatgaTCATttgatggttgttttttttaatcttttatattaacttgggttttattttttccatcaAATTTGTacaagaggattagggccattaTAATATTAGTTTGTTTCGTCCTGAAATTTTTTCCTGGGCAAAAAAAGTCAGATTTCAGTCAGAATTCTTGAACTGGGGGATCAAAGACAAAATTATTAGATAAAAGTCTGaattttgactttgaaaaatgtcaaaattctGTCTCTAATCTCAGAAATGTGATGTCAGAATACTGACGCAAAAAGTctgtattttgaaaaataagTCAGAACTCaggaaaaagtcaaaacaatgaaaaattcAGTGGCCCTAATACTCTACCGTAAATCTATCTATTTATGGGTTGATATTTGTTGTGAGTGGGAAAATGTTTTCCTGGATAAACACATACATGTTTCACTATCAGGGTCTACCAAGCATATGAGGCCTGTTGTTGTATGTATGTGCGGCATGTGTATGAGTGTTCAGATTACTGCATGTATCAGTAATGCTTCAtatgcttttttctttttgccaaaGTTTTACTTGCTTGGTCCAGAGCTGGGAAATTATCATTACTCATCATGGTTCTGTAGAAATTGAGACCAGACCAAGTTTCTACCAGATCTGAGTCCAAcaacaatttaattttttttttagtacaaaCACTCAATCATAGAAAACGCGTTGTGAGGATTTCAGCGGTTTGACTCAGGTGTGGATACTAAAAGCACAGTGCAGGGTCATATTAAACCTTTATGTGGATGTATCTAAAAGATGTACCATGAGCGTTTATTTTGTTTGACTCATGATTTTATACTGTGTTCTTCAGCTTGGAAAATAAGTAGCTTTAGAGGTTTCAATGTGCaaagtatattttatttctcgTGATTGGCATTTTGATTGTAAATACCTTTTTCTGGTAATCCTCAGTTGGATCTATGTTCAATGACTTTGCTTAGATGGATCTTTCAAATGTAATGATCGTAAATGTTCTTTATAAATATCCAGAATGTAAGACGAGAGAAGAAAAATCAGCTggaaactgtgttttttgtagGAGTCTGTGCCATCGTGTTGTCTTGAGTATAAGCACACTGATACTAGATCTGTAGGCAGTATGAGGTTACAGAGGTGATCGGCCAGACAGCCCACAAGGTTTTGGTGCTTTTTAGGACACATTTTCACCACTCCCTAAACTGTAGGCTACATGAACCCTGAGCCGACAGTcgattagcttagcttaaaaGTGGAACAAGGGAGAAAAtggttagctagctagctaacaagAGCTAGCTATGTTCAAAGCTGAACTCTGAATTCTAACTTTTGGGACCTAATGCAGTGCACTAAAAATGAAATAGAAAGTGCATTCAGAGTTGGAAAATATATCCAGGAAATAGTGCCTTTAGAAATTACACGATGGAACAACAAACAATCTAACAATGCTAGCTTTGCCAtttgcagagagaaaaatataGGACAGTAAATCTTAATATGCCACTCATTGCTAAATGAGCTCAAATCTATTTTATAGGGAGTTTCAGTGAGGGGATTGGTGTCGGACACAGTCCATTTGTATTTTGTCCCTGTGAGCggaaaacacaggaagtcactgTGCCTAGCTAAGATTTCCAGCACGTAACTCCTGGTAAAAACACCtgtcttttttatatttctggtCTTTAACAAATTAAGTTATTGAGATTtaaaatgttagtttaaatcaTTAAGAGTTGCTGATAGTTGCTGTTTTCTCCCcatttccagtctttatgctaagctaagctaacctaGCTGTCCTCAGGCTATACTGTAGCTAGCATACAGACATGAGAGTGATATCTATAGCCTCATAGAATCATCTGGtggtgaaaaagaagaaaaaagtaatttttctgaaaatgtaaaattccTTAAAACAAGTCATAGCAATGATTTGAAACAAGCTGATTTGAGAGGTTTATTTCTTAGCATTTTGGAGAACCAACCCCTTTAGTACAATAGTTAAAAAACGCAATTTGAGGAGTCCATTTGTGCGCGATTAAATAGCCTGAGAAGATGCTTATGTTTGCAGAGTACAATGACATATATTAGCagttaaaacacagaacaaacacttGTCTTGCTCATTGTACTGAAAGCAGGGGCTGTCTGACTAACACCTCTTAACTCCACTGTACAAGTGATGGCGACTGTCATCGGCTCATAAAAACACCATTCAGGAATCTTCTAGTCTATGGGGGGGAACCACAAATACACTTCGAATGTTTCTGACCATTCACAAAGGAATCAGGAGAGAAACAAGAAAGCACATGGGTGTAACACTTGTATTATTTATGTACTCTGTGTCTACGATAGTAAGGTATTCTGGCAAAGAGTTGAATGATATTTTCAATGGCTCCAGGTGGCCAGCATTaggaaaatgtgttatttttgttacAATACCTCCGGAAAATAAAGTCTATTTATCTGTGAAGAGACAAAGATTTACAATAAAACAGATGACTACAATGAAGTGGTGACAGAGTTTAAATTATGTAGAACAGatataaatgaaaacatgtacagttcattttgtttgaacaaaaaacaaaaatgtatacgCGTCAGTATTGAGTTTGATTTTATATCTTTACCATTTTATTACATTGTATTGTTGTGACTgcgatggagaaaaaaaaatataaaggaaTATAAATTCATTTTTTCCAAATGTGTGTCGCTTTTCCTTTGCATTTGCATTTTGTTACACTGGATATGAGTTTGTTTCAATTGACACACAAAAGTCCAATGCTCAATCAATTTACTCATTTTCAAAGTTTTATTGACACCAAGGGAAACTGTCGTAGACCTTCCATGATTTGGACGGAACCAAGAAGGTATTTTACACTCCTTCCggaccaaaaacaaaaaagggtaACGTTGATGACCAAATACATTAAAAGTGCATATTACATAACgtactgtacctttaaaacACTGGTTCCGCACCTTGAGTCCAGTTGTCAAAATTAGATGCACACATattaacttaaaggtcacacattatgcaaaatacacttaaccATGTTTCTCtcactctaatatgtgtctctagtctgtctacaaacccgccaaatgatgagaaaagtccatcctcttcgtcTTTTCACTGCTCtacttttaagaaaatgtgtgctcaaacaggctgtttggagattttccctttgtgacattacaaagggcagtaacccctcccccaggtgggtgacactcccacagcagtacagtacagtaggtgtttgttctgacttctgagtcTACCTTTCTtcagggcatggagcgagataactcaagcccttccagagagggggcgtggtcagacacagctcatttttaaaggtacagacacagaaacagcctgttctgagcagggctgaaatagagggttCTAAAggcataataaaaaaacaacgacTTCTTTAACTTATcaaaaaggaggataatatgtgacctttaaataacattaaaacacttgctggatagtgtgtgtgtgtgtgtgggcccaatctgttgggattttatcaattaaatcaattaaaattaATAACTTTGGATAGcaatattctctttttttttgtgactgtcCTGGGGGCGACTCAGCTTTTCTTAGATATAAGTAGAGGGTGCTCAAgggaaccactgctttaaaacattcaaacattaaaaaattatcacaaaaataaaataataataaataaaataagcacAAAACATGAGAACATCATCTTGATGCTGGTAGCTTCTTCGCTGCATTTCATATCACACCTCTGGCGTGAGTTTTTACACTGGGACTGCTTTATGGCACAACTTTTCACGTCTCACAGAATGGTGCAAATTAAGAGGCATGACTgtaatcaattattttttaaaaacatccttTTCAAGTAAATCGCAAAATACGTATACCGCCACAAGAAATTGCTTAAAAAGACTACAAACATGGCGTCAGTTCTTACACGTTAGGTCAAACCCAGCTTAAAACAGCATGGCGTTCTAATAGTAATGTATATTTTCGAATAATTCAGACATATGTTGTTTctttggaaaaacattttttttaccgtATCAGCTGATACGATAACAAGTGTAAACTGTCAATTATAGAGCTGTTTAACAATTAACACAAACATGGTGGTACGTAGATGTCTTTTTGAAAGATGGAGCTCTTTGGCAAAGAGGAATACGCTTTATAAGACTTGTGATAATATGACAAACTTTAATCTTTGGCTTTGGTATTTTTATGGCACTGCCTGATGGAGAAAGTTCCATCAGACGCTTAAAAATATGAAACTTATCATACATGATAAAGGTTACAAATCATTCACTGAATTTAATAAgctatcattttttttttaaatcaaaacaatccAGTGTGAAGCTGTCCCACAAGATCCTTCAAATAACTACCACACGGCTTATTtcacataaaacaaaatcaagttTTCTCATGGTGAATATCACCTTGTTTCATCTGTGTGATATCTTAGTAAAAGTTTTAttacaaacattattttatctACAGGCTTATATGGATAGAAATCAGCCTCTTCAGAATAGCCATTTCCCTTTACTGCAGCTTTAATAGCAGTTATTCCCTttaatacaaaaatgtattcGTAAAATGTATCACCCTAAAATGCAGTTTTTGATAAACTGATTAATCGAGCCTAAACTGGATTATTCCAGACTGTaggactaaaaaaaacaaaaaacaagataccaacatttacatttagctTTCCTCCGCAGTGAGAtgtaacataaatataaatatgacctactggctccctctgctggccaACAGGGACAGTACAAATACGCgccttttattaaaaaaaaaacgattcctgcagaaaaactaaaatttCAACAATAAAAAGAGACGTCAACATTTCCCTTCAATACGctacattacaaaaaaaatgtaaaaaatgctGCTGGCTTCCATCACATTATCAAGTCCATTGTAACAGAGTTTGAAGAAAAGTTATGAACAGTCAGTACCAGTCAGCTGACCCTGCAGTTgtaatggtttaaaaaaatggtgaCAAACTCTTTGTCTTGTTACATTTTCAAAGTATCGCCCACTTTTTCGCTCACCGGGCTTTGTGGAGAGCGTGGTGGTTGTCGTTTTTTGTGAAGCTGTCTGTCCCCCTTCTTGATGCAGTGTCTCCCCGTCACCATCATGTCAGATACTGCCATGATCCATCTCAAAGCTGTTCTCTGACATCTGGTGATAAGCCAATGAGCGCCGCCGGTACACCAACCTGAACACAACTAAAGAAATAAGTGTTATTCTGATGGTCAGTCGCAGGCAaagagtgaataaaaaaaagcaaaacaacattcATAAATATACAGCATAAAATAAGAACTCAGGTACGTTATGGAGCAATCACACTAAAGCTGAATGCAGCTTTAACTCTACAAACTCTTCACAGTTAATGTCTTCTATAAGCAACAATCAATCCAGTCTTTCAAACAGGGGCGGAGCCAGAGGGGGGGCCAGGGCCACCCTATAGaggccaccccaaaatcctaaaCGATGATTAGCTATTCTCCTTGTCAGAGTCCAACAATCATCTTGTCTGGATGTGTTTCAACAGGCTGCAAGTAGCTTTCTCTGCATTTCAGTGTCCCTTGATTAGTACTTTGAATTTTGACTTTGGACATACATGTTCTTAATCATGTAAGCTTAATTCTTTAATTGTTGACAGTTGGTGTCTTACTTTGTTAAAATTGTGCAAACGAAAGTAACATCTTTCCGATATGTTAATGTTTGTAGTTAGAGGAGATAGCTAGCTAGCGGGGACAGAAAGGTAAATACATTCTATTAATtggtgtatgtgtatgttttgttttagacAGTTATGTAAACGCACAATACTGTTAGTTATCGGTCTTTTGGTAAAGccttgttttggtttaatttcagttttttttgtattttttttttcattggtttttttaataataataactttgcTTCAGGCCACCCCTACATAATTCGGGGCCCCAGTTGGGCCAGTCCAGTTCAAAATGTCTAGCTTAGccactgcttttaaaaaaaaaaaaagcctgatcTGATTGCTCTTCACAGCAATGAAACCGCACTCTCTTTTTACATGTCTATCCACGTTCcacttgtttttcctcttaacaCCACTGGTGCTTTTCAATGCAGAGACTGTGTGGAAACACAGCATCACATAGATGTATTTATTCAGACTTACTTGGAAACACAGCATCACATAGATGTATTTATTCAGACTTACTTGGAAACACAGCATCACATAGATGTATTTATTCAGACTTACTTGCAACCGTGATGACTAGCAGGAGGAGGCCCACTAACAGCAGGATCGTCAGCACGACATCCCAGCGGGTCTCAGCAGCTAGGAGGCACCGGGCCCGGGTCAGAGTGCCATTATTTGGCCGCGGAGGCATTGACAGCAGATGGCACATGAGCGGGTAAATGTCCACGCTTTGTAAACTGCTGATTCGATAACCTTGACGAAAATTAGGCCCCGTCGCTGCCAAGAAGGGGTGCATGCTAGGTAAGCCGTTGTCGTAGCCATGTTGACCCACTAgtggtgggagagagagagagggagagagagctgatAAGTGGAGGGCCTGTGAGGTgcttatatactgtatataacatGGACGTTGTGTAAGTGATGTCACACGTCCGGTTTTTGAGGCAGAGTTTAAAAACCAGACGATGATGTtagccatattgaaaatgccATCGTAATCCTAACTTCTAGTTTGAGTACCTCAAGCTTACTGGCAAACCgctataaaacaaacaactgtTAGTGGAAATCAGTCATGCATGTAATTAAAagggatacttttttttttaatcttcccCTCTACATTTTTTGGGAGTAAAGAAATGAGCTGGAGACAAAAGCTGTTCTTTGAAACAGGatgtaatatgtttttttcttctgtaaatATGGATATGTTTACATTGGACCTAATGGAGATTCCTTAGCGtttgcagtcagcctcaagtggacacttgatgaactgcagttttcttttcagtttttttttctttttatgacaaATGAGGTTGTGGCATGGTCTTGTGGTGTTCAAATGAAATCATGGACCCTCCTTGTATCTTGATGTAAACAccattttaaaggagcagtccaACATTTAgcgaggtttttttttttcatgttacaTAATAATATTGATTGAATGATTAAATCTGCTAGTTTAGATACAAAAAGTTCAGCAAAAATACATTGTCCAACATCTTGAGAAGAATCAATGTTCATTTTTTAGACTTACTTGGCTATATGGGGCGACTTCTttttttgaaatatatatatcGTTATAAATTTGAAACGTCTTAGAAAGTAGTCATAATGGGCATAACCTTTTTTTCATAATTATTGCTTATTCGGCAGTAATAATCACTAAAAATAAAGCAAGAGTGAATAACAACTGACATTAAAATGTGTCCTTGGCCAAAGCTCTGAAATTAGGACTAATATTATCATGTtggaaaaacaagcaaaataCGCACATTTTTCCAGCTTGTTCCCACGCTGCACTATGGTCCAGCCCTCGTCAGCAACCACTATGATCGGCTGTAGGCGTATGTTGTGGCTGTAATGTAACCTGTCGGGGATGTCCTCTTTCAAATACGCTTTTATATGAGCGTGGCACTTATTCAGCAGGGTCACCATGGCCTCTGGATCTGCAAAACACACGCAGTGAAATGGGAACCAAAAACAATCTTCTCATTTATCATGAATAAAgcctaaaaaaatgttttttaaaaagctgcgCTGAACCTGGTTACCTTCATTTGGGAGAATGGCTGCCACAGGTGTGAGGTCCACCAGCGTGTAGCTGTCTGGTCGGAGGCAGTCGTCCAGCCGTATGAGGCGCTCTGTGGAGCACTGAGCCATGCCATGGTCGCTGGCTATCAGGACATTGATGTGACCCCAGAGGCCGGTCCGCTTCAGCTCTGAGACCAGTAGGCCGATGTTGTCGTCAACCTGAActcaaacaaagagacacatcTGTAAAGAATACGCTCTATCAAGCAGGTGTTGTgtacaaaaacagcaaaaatctATTTGGGAAAGCAGCAAAAGTTTCTtcttcacacatgtccctcacagcaggAAGTATTTGGAAGCTAGcctgaaataaaacataaaactgaaagaaaaacatgtttttttttttcgctttcTGCAATTGTATTTTATCCCTGTTGCATTTATAATTGCACTCTATTGATAACTGAACTGTTTTGATGTTCCTCTCTTTATTTCTAAAAGCCTCCTGTGGTAATGTCTTGCAAATTAGCATTGTGCTATTAACACTAAGAGCAGTACATCCTGATTGTGCATGGTTAGATGGTAAAGCACCGACCTTACTGTATgtccagtgtttttttgttatttgttaaaaatagaaatttGAAACCGGTTACTAACATTCTGTGTCGTGTGTTTTAATGAATTCTCCACCAGTTCCAAGAGTCTAACCTCACATCAGCCCTGTACACATTAATTTGTAAAATCTTTTTGATGATTTGTTATTtctaaatacatattttatttaaactaaatGTTGTATCCtgagtgttacatgcagctgtggacatgcattagtggagagatgtcagagtgagtcTGCTACAagctgcagtgctcaggaagtgccctggcacctctccagctaccaagACCaccttccagatttggtccgcaccgggacttgaactggtgaccctccggttcccaacccaagtccctacagactgatctACTGCTGCCCTATATACCAGTGGAAGATATTgaattttcattttgaagggGGGATATGGGGGTAACCGTAAATCCAGAAAAACATCAGGGAGATTGGTTGGAAAGTCAACCAAGGATGGATTCCTATTTTATTAATGATCACATAATTTATATCATATCAGTCCAAAGCACCGGAATCATGCTGTGACGCTTTGCAAGGCATCTGACACCCCCCACTGTCGTTTGCTAGATTTGCACAATTTGAGGCAATGCTTTGGTTTCAAAGTTTGTCAGCTGttggctccccccccccacctggcctggggccccaagcagttgcctgccttgcctgttgacaagcagcatcTCTGCTagggcaaaaaaaacatttttcaaatgtctGTACCTCCTTCAAAGCTTTTGCCATCTCTGTGGTGTTGTCAGGGCCGTAAAGGTGGCCTGACCTGTCTGGCTCCTCCCAGTAGAGAGCCGCAAACTTCACTCCTTCCTCCTGTTGGGATGAGGGATATGAAGAAGGTGTCACACAATATTTACTGcttcattcaaacattctgtTCACCACTGACCAGTAGAAGTAGTTTGTGGTGTGATAGAGAAAATGGCAGTCGGTTCCTGAACGGCTCTAAAAGAAAATAAGGAGtggaaaaacagcttttaactCCTCTACCTTTCCGTCTCCAAGAATCCAGTTTGTAACATTCCCCACGCGTTGCCCAAACGTCACACTGGGGTCGTAGGGCAGGAAATGCGACGGCGTGTGGTTTCTTATCGCTACATCCGAGCCGGGCCACATCACCCCTGCCGTCTTGTAGCCATAGTCCAGAGCTGTGACCCAGAGGGGCTCCGCCTCGCTCCACCACCACgggtcattttttttcccaacatgGAAGAACTTGCGGCTGACGGGGTCGTACATGTTATTGGCGACTATACCGTGAGATTCGGCGTACAGCCCGGTAACCTGGACGGGGAAAACAAAGAAGAGTTAGACTTTTTATAATCCAGGATTATGCTTCTACTCCGCTTGACTTGATTTGAGCTAATATCTACAATAGGGTTGCAAAATTCCGGGAATTTTCAGAGTTGGAATCTTTCCATGGGAATTAACGGGAATTTATGGGAATAAACAGGAATAAACGGGAATAAACGGGAATAAACGGCAATTTATGGGAATAAACAGGAATAAACGGGAATAAACAGGAATTTATGGGAATAAACGGGAATAAACAGGAATTTAAGGGAATAAACGGGAATTTAAGGGAATAAACGGGAATTTACAAAATTGAAGGTTGGCCCAATAACAGGGAATTTAAATATAGTTGGAGAAAATATATTATAACATAATCTTCGACTAAAACAACCAGATTTCATGCTAGTATACTTGAATATCTCTGCTATCcctcaatcacacacactgcttACTGCAGGGCTATttaggccacgcc
The sequence above is drawn from the Labrus bergylta chromosome 24, fLabBer1.1, whole genome shotgun sequence genome and encodes:
- the enpp4 gene encoding bis(5'-adenosyl)-triphosphatase enpp4 — encoded protein: MLLKLLLAFLCGVTAQRGPPPLLLVSFDGFRADYLQRFPMLNLKLLYNQGVLVEELTNVFITKTFPNHYSLVTGLYAESHGIVANNMYDPVSRKFFHVGKKNDPWWWSEAEPLWVTALDYGYKTAGVMWPGSDVAIRNHTPSHFLPYDPSVTFGQRVGNVTNWILGDGKEEGVKFAALYWEEPDRSGHLYGPDNTTEMAKALKEVDDNIGLLVSELKRTGLWGHINVLIASDHGMAQCSTERLIRLDDCLRPDSYTLVDLTPVAAILPNEDPEAMVTLLNKCHAHIKAYLKEDIPDRLHYSHNIRLQPIIVVADEGWTIVQRGNKLEKLGQHGYDNGLPSMHPFLAATGPNFRQGYRISSLQSVDIYPLMCHLLSMPPRPNNGTLTRARCLLAAETRWDVVLTILLLVGLLLLVITVAIVFRLVYRRRSLAYHQMSENSFEMDHGSI